ttaatagtttTTCTATGGAATTGGCATTTTCCCATCTAATTACTGGTAATATATTTTCTACTTGCAGCTATAGGACAAACTACTTCATCATGATTGTTGTCATTCTTGGTAAGTAACTGTAAGAAGGAAGTTTTCTATCCTGTTTTGACTATGAAGAATGTAGAACTctcttttttcctaattttcatCTATTATTGTATCAACTGCAGCACTTGGTTTTCTCAGGAGGCCACTTGCTATTATTGCTGCTCTTTTGACAACCCTTAGCATCGCATTTCTCAATGACAGGTAACagttatttctctctctctcacatctgGTGGAGGATAGTCATCTTAGTGAAAAGCATCTTTTATGTGATATTTCATCTATATAACATGTAATTGCATATGCTTTTGAAATACTAGTGAACTTAGCAGTATTTCCATGTCCAAGCTCGATGGTGAATGTAAACTACATAAATTTTTTCTCCTGTCTTGCCATTCTCGTCCAGTGTGTCGATTTCGTCTCTAGCATTGCCTGTTGATGTTGCCAATGGTTGTTACTGCAGCTTTGCAGGCACTTTTAGTGAGAAGGTGACAAGGAGTGTTAGGCAGTTTTCTCCACATTTAGCTGCCAAGATGAGGCCATCTCTCACGTAAGTTTGGGGTCTCttacttttcttaaaattttgtttttcccgatgattattttttaacaatttactcCCCAACAGACCGGTTATCCGGGGGCGTCCATCAGCTAAAAGGACAGTTCACGTATGTGGTCAGCCACGTTGGGTGTTTGTCTTGATATTCTCTTCTGGTAATCCTGAATTCGCCATTGCTGTTGcataaatttctgaatttttcttgtCCGCATTGTATGAGTCATTGACAAGTGGGTCTCTTCCTTCTCTATTCTTGCACAGCGTCACTTGTCCTCTGGTACCTCTCCTGTGGTCTTTTAACTGTCCTTTGGGCACTTTTGATTGGACTTTCTGGTATGAATCTTGCTTAGTTTAATTAGTTGTCTTGTACTttgcaatttatctaatatgaCTCTTCATGTCTGCTTGCTCTCTCAGCCACTCTCCTCCATGCAAGTTTTAGAACACCGAACTTGAAAGCTCGCCTGAATACATTCCGCGAGGAATTTCGTGCTGTTTGGCGTAATTACAGTGAGCTGTAGTCTCCAGCTTAGAAATGAGTAGCttttcttggtaagttcttaTTCTTGTTTCTATGTCATCTGCCATGTTTATATAAATTACCTGTCTCTGGGGAAAATTGAATTCTCAAACATCCTTTCATGCATAGAATTAGCACGGTCAACTTCTGGGAAAATTGCGCCACTTCTTAAACTTAATGTACAAAATGCAACTAAGTCCTtaacttttcagtttttccgaTCTAGTCTAAACCTTTATAAAAAAGTGCAAAAATCtaagttataaatttttgatttgttcaattacattttaaaatttaattgaaaatataattaagtcctaaattatGCTGAAAGGTGCAATATAAGGAGGCTATGTTGGTAAATTTTCAAGTGACATGAGGACAATTATGGGTACTGTTCAAtgaaaggacttgattgcacctttggaaaaaggtttaggactcaattggatGCATTGATAGGTTTAGAATTTGATTCCGTTTTGTAAACAAAGTTTAGACTTCCTATGCACTTTTCCTGTCAAGTTCTTGTAATGTATGTTAAGTTTTTGGTCTTCACATGCTCATAGATTTTTTCCTGATCATAAATGGGAAAAACATGTTATTGAAGAGACTGAACATTGTCAATTTTCAGAGACTATACTGTGAGATGTTGTTGACTGTTGCAAT
The sequence above is drawn from the Eucalyptus grandis isolate ANBG69807.140 chromosome 11, ASM1654582v1, whole genome shotgun sequence genome and encodes:
- the LOC104426429 gene encoding PRA1 family protein A1 is translated as MDWGNVTAEDLMDALREVDWSLPPRPLPEFFSRFTVPRSYAKWSSRLKCNLYYYRTNYFIMIVVILALGFLRRPLAIIAALLTTLSIAFLNDSFAGTFSEKVTRSVRQFSPHLAAKMRPSLTPVIRGRPSAKRTVHVCGQPRWVFVLIFSSASLVLWYLSCGLLTVLWALLIGLSATLLHASFRTPNLKARLNTFREEFRAVWRNYSEL